The following proteins come from a genomic window of Sphingobium cloacae:
- a CDS encoding MATE family efflux transporter, with translation MGHPWRSEARALLTLALPMIAGNIAWSAIAATDLLLLGWLGTDAVAAGALAINLFAAMLIFGMGLVTAAAPLIAEERGRRRHSVRDVRRTVHQTLRAALIFAIPAWLVLWQCEAILLAMGQDAHLARKAGELMHGLQWALLPFLGFSTLRNFISALERPSWAVIVMLCAIPFNVLVGWVLIFGHLGLPALGIAGAGLASTLSSSFLFFTLLFVIMYDRGFRRYRLLGRFWRRDSERLRAIWRLGLPIAVMLGLESAVFNASALLMGLIGKEPLAAHAVSIQIISLLFMVPLGIGQAATVRVGLAHGRGDKDGVGRSGWLSLMIGIAFACAAAASLILFPRWLIAIFLDTQDPANARTVALAIVFLGVAALFQLVDATQAVGAGVLRGIRDTKIPMIFALVGYWIIGIGVGTFLAFPMHMGGLGIWIGLASGLSVVAALLVARWAMRKKLGLLSR, from the coding sequence ATGGGCCATCCATGGCGTTCCGAGGCGCGCGCCCTGCTGACGCTCGCCCTGCCCATGATAGCGGGCAATATCGCATGGTCGGCGATTGCGGCCACCGACCTGCTGCTGCTCGGCTGGCTGGGGACCGATGCGGTGGCGGCCGGCGCGCTGGCGATCAACCTGTTCGCGGCCATGCTGATCTTCGGCATGGGACTGGTCACCGCCGCCGCTCCGCTAATCGCGGAGGAACGGGGACGCCGCCGCCATTCAGTGCGGGACGTGCGGCGCACGGTGCATCAGACGCTGCGCGCCGCCCTGATCTTCGCCATCCCGGCCTGGCTCGTCCTGTGGCAATGCGAAGCGATCCTGCTCGCCATGGGACAGGATGCCCATCTGGCCCGCAAGGCCGGTGAGTTGATGCATGGACTGCAATGGGCGCTTCTGCCCTTTCTGGGCTTTTCCACGCTCCGCAATTTCATTTCGGCGCTTGAGCGGCCGTCATGGGCGGTCATCGTCATGCTCTGCGCGATCCCGTTCAACGTGCTGGTCGGATGGGTGTTGATCTTCGGCCATCTGGGTTTGCCCGCGCTGGGCATAGCGGGCGCGGGGCTGGCGAGCACCCTCTCCTCCTCCTTCCTGTTCTTCACCCTGTTGTTCGTCATTATGTATGACCGGGGATTCCGCCGATACCGGCTGCTCGGCCGCTTCTGGCGAAGGGACAGCGAAAGACTGCGCGCCATATGGCGGCTGGGCTTGCCGATCGCGGTCATGCTGGGGCTGGAAAGCGCGGTGTTCAATGCCTCGGCGCTGCTCATGGGCCTGATCGGCAAGGAGCCGCTGGCGGCCCATGCCGTCTCCATCCAGATCATATCGCTGCTGTTCATGGTGCCCTTGGGCATTGGGCAGGCGGCCACGGTGCGGGTGGGCCTTGCCCATGGGCGCGGGGACAAAGACGGCGTCGGGCGTTCAGGCTGGCTTTCGCTGATGATCGGCATCGCATTCGCCTGTGCCGCCGCCGCGTCCCTGATCCTCTTTCCGCGATGGCTGATCGCGATCTTCCTCGATACGCAAGACCCGGCCAATGCCCGGACCGTCGCGCTGGCCATCGTCTTCCTGGGGGTGGCGGCGCTGTTCCAGCTGGTGGACGCGACGCAGGCGGTGGGCGCGGGCGTGCTGCGCGGTATCCGCGACACGAAGATCCCGATGATCTTCGCGCTGGTGGGCTACTGGATCATCGGCATCGGCGTCGGCACCTTCCTGGCCTTTCCGATGCATATGGGCGGCCTTGGCATCTGGATCGGCCTTGCCAGCGGCCTCAGCGTCGTGGCCGCGTTGCTGGTCGCGCGCTGGGCCATGCGGAAGAAACTGGGCTTGCTTTCGCGCTAG
- a CDS encoding nucleotidyltransferase family protein encodes MRTEQIAAVLLAAGPSSRFGEADKLMAPLRGKPVIQHTMETVASMAFAELVAVVRPAAQAPVIHRKLERRGYAIIVNEQPEEGIAGSIVRAVGHVMPIRRVRGILLCLADMPDVPQTHYNRLCMAATDIRSVIASTDGFSSSPPAFIGRRHFPELLALRGDQGARVLLSHGVQIETHGNLLRDIDTPEDLANWQSDPEG; translated from the coding sequence ATGCGCACTGAACAGATCGCGGCGGTCTTGCTGGCGGCCGGTCCGTCGTCCCGCTTCGGCGAGGCGGATAAGCTGATGGCCCCGCTGCGCGGCAAGCCCGTCATCCAGCATACGATGGAGACGGTCGCTTCGATGGCCTTTGCGGAACTGGTCGCCGTGGTCCGTCCCGCCGCGCAAGCCCCGGTCATCCACCGGAAGCTGGAACGACGCGGCTACGCCATCATCGTCAACGAACAGCCCGAAGAGGGGATTGCCGGCAGCATCGTGCGCGCGGTAGGGCATGTCATGCCGATCCGGCGGGTTCGCGGTATCCTCCTATGCCTGGCCGACATGCCCGACGTGCCGCAGACCCATTATAATCGCCTCTGCATGGCCGCGACGGACATCCGGTCCGTGATCGCCAGCACCGACGGCTTCTCCTCCTCCCCGCCCGCCTTCATCGGGCGCCGGCATTTCCCCGAATTGCTGGCGCTGCGCGGCGATCAGGGCGCCCGCGTCCTGCTGAGCCACGGCGTGCAGATCGAAACGCACGGCAATCTGCTGCGCGATATCGACACGCCGGAGGATCTGGCGAACTGGCAGTCCGACCCCGAAGGATGA
- a CDS encoding ABC transporter ATP-binding protein gives MASIITISGLTKSYASGFQALKGIDLSIEEGEIFALLGPNGAGKTTLISIVCGNVRPSGGTVTVAGHDIIRDYRGARSTIGLVPQELSTDQFERVIDTVAFSRGLFGKPRNDAYVEKILRDLSLWDKRNNKILELSGGMKRRVMIAKALSHEPRVLFLDEPTAGVDVELRRDMWKLIGELRQTGVTIILTTHYIEEAEEMADRVGVINKGELMLVEDKDVLMRKLGQKTLTIALTEPLPTVPGELAEWGVTLKAEGNEMEYLFDTRAERTGVSSLLRKLGDLGIGYKDLNTQQSSLEDIFVSLVHQEQAA, from the coding sequence ATGGCATCGATCATCACTATTTCCGGCCTGACCAAAAGCTATGCTTCCGGTTTTCAGGCTTTGAAGGGCATCGACCTTTCGATTGAAGAGGGGGAAATTTTCGCTCTGCTCGGCCCGAACGGCGCGGGCAAGACGACCCTCATTTCCATTGTCTGCGGCAATGTGCGGCCGAGCGGCGGGACGGTGACGGTGGCAGGCCACGACATCATCCGCGACTATCGCGGCGCGCGCTCGACTATCGGCCTCGTCCCGCAGGAACTGTCCACCGACCAGTTCGAGCGGGTGATCGACACCGTGGCATTTTCCCGCGGCCTCTTCGGCAAGCCTCGCAACGATGCCTATGTCGAGAAGATATTGCGCGACCTGTCGCTGTGGGACAAGCGCAACAACAAGATATTGGAGCTGTCGGGCGGCATGAAGCGCCGCGTCATGATCGCCAAGGCGCTCAGCCACGAACCGCGCGTCCTGTTCCTGGACGAGCCGACGGCGGGCGTGGACGTGGAATTGCGGCGCGACATGTGGAAGCTGATCGGCGAACTGCGCCAGACCGGCGTCACGATCATCCTCACCACCCACTATATCGAGGAAGCGGAAGAGATGGCGGACCGCGTGGGCGTCATCAACAAGGGCGAGCTGATGCTCGTGGAGGACAAGGATGTCCTCATGCGCAAACTCGGCCAGAAGACGCTGACGATCGCCCTGACGGAGCCGCTTCCCACGGTGCCCGGCGAGTTGGCGGAATGGGGCGTGACGCTGAAGGCCGAAGGGAATGAGATGGAATATCTGTTCGACACGCGCGCCGAGCGCACGGGCGTGTCTTCCCTGCTGCGCAAGCTGGGCGATCTGGGCATCGGCTACAAGGACCTCAACACCCAGCAAAGCAGCCTGGAGGATATTTTCGTCAGCCTCGTGCACCAGGAGCAGGCGGCATGA
- the folE gene encoding GTP cyclohydrolase I FolE: protein MIYDPDAETVRESVKESVPAEVADAIRTLIKWSGDDPRREGLMETPERVARAWREYCRGYGDDPAYHLSRIFHEVGGYDDVVLLKDIPFQSHCEHHMAPIVGHAHIAYLPGDYVVGISKLARVLHAFAHRLQVQERLTSQVANCIWEHLKPQGVAVVVEATHGCMTGRGVRTPDVIMKTSRMLGVFRDDVKSREEVLKLIES from the coding sequence ATGATCTATGATCCCGATGCGGAAACGGTGAGAGAATCCGTCAAGGAATCGGTTCCGGCCGAGGTAGCCGATGCCATCCGCACGCTCATCAAATGGTCGGGCGACGATCCGCGCCGGGAAGGGTTGATGGAGACGCCCGAGCGCGTAGCCAGGGCCTGGCGGGAATATTGCCGCGGCTATGGCGACGATCCGGCTTATCATTTGTCCCGCATCTTTCATGAGGTGGGCGGTTATGACGATGTCGTGCTGCTCAAGGACATTCCGTTCCAGTCGCATTGCGAACATCATATGGCGCCGATCGTCGGCCATGCCCATATCGCCTATCTGCCGGGGGATTATGTCGTGGGTATATCGAAGCTGGCCCGTGTCCTTCATGCCTTTGCCCATCGCCTGCAGGTGCAGGAGCGGCTTACTTCGCAGGTCGCCAACTGCATCTGGGAGCATCTGAAGCCCCAGGGCGTCGCCGTGGTGGTCGAGGCGACGCATGGCTGCATGACCGGCCGTGGCGTGCGGACGCCCGACGTCATCATGAAGACCAGCCGCATGCTGGGCGTCTTCCGCGACGATGTGAAGAGTCGCGAGGAAGTGCTGAAACTCATCGAATCGTGA
- a CDS encoding class I SAM-dependent methyltransferase — protein MQHKSKRSRAIAMPRNEFRARASEYLDFLGAWLKKPRQTASVVPSSRYLARLMVSHIDPADGRVLELGGGTGVFTRAILETGLPAAKLEVVEINPAFARGLRRHFPHVTILETPAQIVSTAAAGGPGEYQTVISGLPLLAMDRTLHVDILTEAFRMLRPGGAFIQFTYSMRPPVNRDILDLLDLDVVRVGQTVRNFPPATVFRFFRRGE, from the coding sequence ATGCAGCATAAGTCGAAGCGCAGCCGGGCGATCGCCATGCCCCGGAATGAATTTCGCGCCCGGGCCTCCGAATATCTGGACTTTCTCGGCGCCTGGCTGAAAAAGCCCCGCCAGACCGCGTCCGTCGTTCCCAGCAGCCGCTATCTGGCGCGGCTCATGGTGTCGCATATCGATCCGGCGGACGGACGCGTGCTGGAATTGGGCGGCGGCACGGGCGTCTTCACGCGCGCCATATTGGAAACCGGCCTCCCTGCGGCAAAGCTGGAAGTGGTGGAAATCAATCCGGCCTTCGCCAGAGGATTGCGGCGGCACTTCCCCCATGTGACGATTCTGGAAACGCCCGCCCAGATCGTGTCGACCGCCGCCGCCGGAGGGCCCGGCGAATATCAGACGGTCATCAGCGGCCTGCCGCTGCTCGCGATGGACCGCACCCTGCATGTGGACATATTGACGGAAGCCTTCCGCATGCTGCGGCCGGGGGGCGCCTTCATCCAGTTCACCTACTCCATGCGCCCGCCGGTCAATCGCGACATTCTGGACCTGCTCGACCTGGATGTCGTCCGGGTGGGCCAGACGGTCAGGAATTTTCCGCCAGCAACGGTGTTCCGCTTTTTCCGCCGGGGAGAATGA
- a CDS encoding ABC transporter permease gives MSGPNLRAIWAIYKFELHRFRRTLMTGLLVPVITTSLYFVVFGGAIGSRMTEIDGIPYAAFIVPGLIMMSMFTESIFNASFGIYMPKFNGTIYELLSAPVSAAETVTAYVGAAATKAFLVGIVIFVTAHLFVDISVAHPIAMIAFMALIAISFCLFGFILGIWAQSFEQLQVIPLLLIMPMTFLGGAFYSIHMLAEPWRTITLFNPIVYLISGFRWTFFGRGDVGIEFSIAFIGAMLALCLAIVGWVFRTGYRLKK, from the coding sequence ATGAGCGGCCCCAATCTGCGCGCCATCTGGGCGATCTACAAATTCGAGCTGCATCGCTTCCGCCGCACGCTCATGACCGGACTGCTGGTGCCGGTCATCACGACCTCCCTCTATTTCGTGGTCTTCGGCGGAGCGATAGGTTCGCGCATGACGGAGATCGACGGCATTCCCTATGCCGCCTTCATCGTGCCGGGCCTCATCATGATGTCGATGTTCACGGAAAGCATCTTCAACGCCAGTTTCGGCATCTACATGCCGAAATTCAACGGCACCATCTATGAACTGCTGTCGGCCCCGGTTTCAGCCGCGGAAACGGTCACGGCCTATGTCGGGGCGGCGGCGACCAAGGCGTTCCTCGTCGGCATCGTCATCTTCGTGACCGCGCATCTGTTCGTCGATATTTCCGTCGCCCATCCCATCGCCATGATCGCTTTCATGGCGCTGATCGCGATCAGTTTCTGCCTGTTCGGCTTCATCCTGGGCATATGGGCGCAGAGTTTCGAACAGTTGCAGGTGATCCCGCTGCTGCTCATCATGCCGATGACATTCCTGGGCGGCGCTTTCTATTCGATCCACATGCTGGCGGAGCCGTGGCGGACGATCACCCTGTTCAATCCGATCGTCTATCTGATCTCCGGCTTCCGCTGGACCTTCTTCGGCAGGGGCGATGTCGGGATCGAATTCAGCATCGCCTTCATCGGGGCCATGCTGGCGCTGTGTCTCGCCATCGTTGGATGGGTTTTCCGAACGGGCTACCGGCTCAAGAAATAG
- a CDS encoding SDR family oxidoreductase, with product MSGSDPIYRPLGRARPEGEGRAAPLAGKRLALVTGGHRRLGAHIAAAFAGEGFSLAIHGSHDTRLDSHLALALEQNGTEWEGFVADFSDPESAEELIGQVAERFGRPPDVLVNGAALFGQDRLGDVTADDLMRHYAVNCAAPALLTKAFAMVPAGVVDRCIVNILDQRIDHPHEDQLAYTLSKLALAGLTRLSASNLAPRIRVNAVAPGLTIPTADYDEAQIERLEKLMPLDRLPQPEQIAQAVLYLAQATAVTGQTLYIDAGAHMRGYDRDFMHLCR from the coding sequence GTGAGCGGGAGCGATCCGATCTACCGTCCGCTGGGACGCGCGCGGCCGGAAGGAGAGGGGCGCGCCGCTCCCCTGGCGGGCAAGCGGCTGGCGCTGGTCACCGGCGGGCACCGGCGGCTGGGCGCGCATATCGCCGCCGCCTTCGCGGGGGAGGGATTCTCGCTCGCCATCCATGGCAGCCACGACACGCGGCTCGATTCCCATCTGGCGCTGGCGCTGGAGCAGAATGGCACCGAGTGGGAAGGCTTCGTCGCCGATTTTTCCGACCCCGAAAGCGCGGAAGAACTGATCGGCCAGGTGGCCGAACGCTTCGGCCGTCCGCCGGACGTGCTGGTGAACGGCGCGGCCCTGTTCGGTCAGGACCGGCTGGGCGACGTGACCGCCGACGATCTGATGCGGCATTATGCCGTCAACTGCGCCGCGCCCGCCCTGCTGACCAAGGCCTTCGCGATGGTGCCCGCCGGCGTGGTCGACCGGTGCATCGTCAATATCCTGGACCAGCGGATCGACCATCCGCATGAGGACCAACTGGCCTACACGCTTTCCAAGCTGGCGCTGGCGGGCCTGACCCGGTTGAGCGCCAGCAATCTGGCGCCCCGGATCAGGGTGAATGCGGTGGCCCCTGGCCTCACCATTCCCACGGCCGATTATGACGAGGCGCAGATCGAGCGGCTGGAAAAGCTCATGCCGCTCGACCGTCTGCCGCAGCCCGAACAGATTGCCCAGGCCGTCCTCTATCTGGCGCAGGCGACCGCGGTGACGGGCCAGACCCTCTATATCGACGCGGGCGCGCATATGCGCGGCTACGACCGGGATTTCATGCATCTGTGCCGTTAA
- a CDS encoding MFS transporter has protein sequence MSEADSHPAPSPLSVPIFRSVWLASLSSNFGGLIQSVGAAWIMTSLSGSSLMVALVPAATTLPIMLLSLWAGAIADNLERRKVMLACQCFMLLVSAILSFAAWRDLLTPWSLLALTFLIGCATAVNGPAWQASVGDMVPRSVLPNAVGFNAMGFNLARSMGPALGGVIVATAGAAAAFLTNAVSYIPLIAVLSRWRPERPPQLLPRERLGLAMRAGVRYVAMSPNIQLVLVRALAFGFGAAAVSALMPLVARDVLAGSALTFGLLSGAFGIGAVGAALVTSRLRARYSIEQIVQLGTLCLGGGLAIMSLSGWLALALAGYLLAGFGWILALATFNVSVQMSAPRWVVARAIALYQMVVFGAMAGGAWIFGSIAEAHGVVTALQAAAAGQVLTMVIGLVRPLPQSGDDNLDLQNLWREPETAVPVEPRSGPVVVTIEYRIPPGSIVPFLAAMGERRRIRRRDGAHGWSLMRDLGDPELWIERYHVSTWLDYVRHNQRRTFADQANSEAIRALHNGPNPPVVHRMLERQTGSLPFSRAPDPREMGDPMTDPTRSS, from the coding sequence GTGTCCGAAGCCGATTCCCACCCCGCTCCTTCGCCCCTTTCCGTCCCGATCTTCCGCTCCGTCTGGCTCGCCAGCCTCTCCTCGAACTTCGGCGGCCTGATCCAGTCGGTCGGCGCGGCATGGATCATGACGTCGCTCTCCGGCTCCTCGCTGATGGTGGCGCTGGTGCCCGCCGCGACCACGCTCCCCATCATGCTGCTCTCGCTCTGGGCCGGGGCGATCGCGGACAATCTGGAACGGCGCAAGGTGATGCTGGCCTGCCAGTGCTTCATGCTGCTCGTCTCGGCGATTCTCTCCTTCGCGGCCTGGCGCGACCTGCTGACGCCGTGGAGCCTGCTGGCGCTCACCTTCCTCATCGGTTGCGCGACGGCGGTGAACGGCCCGGCATGGCAGGCGTCCGTGGGCGACATGGTGCCGCGTTCGGTGTTGCCCAATGCGGTGGGGTTCAACGCCATGGGTTTCAATCTGGCGCGCAGCATGGGACCGGCGCTGGGCGGCGTCATCGTCGCAACTGCGGGCGCGGCGGCTGCTTTCCTGACCAACGCGGTCAGCTACATCCCGTTGATCGCGGTCCTGTCGCGCTGGCGGCCGGAAAGGCCGCCACAACTTCTCCCCCGCGAACGGCTCGGCCTCGCGATGCGGGCGGGGGTCCGCTATGTCGCGATGTCGCCCAATATCCAGCTGGTGCTGGTGCGGGCGCTCGCCTTCGGTTTCGGCGCGGCGGCTGTGTCGGCCCTGATGCCCCTCGTCGCGCGGGATGTGCTGGCGGGCAGCGCCCTGACCTTCGGCCTGCTGAGCGGCGCCTTCGGCATCGGCGCGGTGGGCGCGGCGCTTGTCACCAGCAGGTTGCGGGCGCGCTACTCCATCGAGCAGATCGTGCAACTCGGCACCCTTTGCCTGGGGGGCGGCCTTGCGATCATGAGCCTGAGCGGCTGGCTGGCGCTGGCGTTGGCGGGGTATCTGCTTGCCGGGTTCGGCTGGATACTGGCGCTCGCCACCTTCAACGTGTCGGTCCAGATGTCCGCTCCGCGCTGGGTCGTGGCCAGGGCGATCGCGCTCTATCAGATGGTGGTTTTCGGCGCGATGGCGGGGGGAGCCTGGATTTTCGGTTCCATAGCCGAGGCGCATGGCGTGGTGACGGCGCTTCAGGCGGCGGCGGCGGGGCAGGTGCTGACGATGGTCATCGGCCTCGTCCGTCCCTTGCCGCAATCGGGCGACGATAATCTCGATCTCCAGAATCTTTGGCGGGAGCCCGAAACGGCGGTGCCGGTCGAACCGCGCAGCGGTCCGGTGGTGGTGACGATCGAATATCGCATCCCGCCCGGCTCCATCGTGCCCTTCCTGGCGGCCATGGGGGAGCGCCGCCGGATCAGGCGTCGCGATGGCGCGCATGGCTGGTCGTTGATGCGCGACCTGGGCGATCCGGAATTGTGGATCGAGCGTTATCATGTGTCCACCTGGCTCGATTATGTCCGGCACAATCAGCGCCGCACCTTCGCCGATCAGGCCAATAGTGAAGCCATCCGGGCGCTCCATAACGGACCCAACCCGCCTGTCGTCCACCGGATGCTGGAGCGGCAGACCGGATCGCTGCCGTTCAGCCGCGCGCCCGATCCGCGCGAAATGGGCGATCCCATGACCGATCCCACCCGTTCGAGCTGA
- a CDS encoding DUF808 domain-containing protein: protein MPSGLIALLDDVAGIAKLTATSLDDVAAAAGKAGSKAAGVVIDDTAVTPRYVMGLTPDRELPIIWKIAKGSLRNKLLFLLPAALVLSALAPWLLPPLLMAGGAFLCFEAAEKLLEAIGNGHDVADEALATHSSAELENQKVSGAIRTDFILSGEIMAIALGTVASEPLWEQAIILVIVAILITAGVYGVVGLIVKMDDIGLHLAKRSSALARGVGRGLVHAMPVLMKILSVVGTAAMLWVGGGLIVHGLHEFHWDMIPDAIHHMAKSAAHALPAMGSVVEWVVSAIGSGILGLAIGAIIVGVLHLIPRKH from the coding sequence ATGCCTTCGGGTCTGATCGCGCTGCTGGATGATGTGGCGGGCATAGCCAAGCTGACGGCCACATCGCTGGACGATGTGGCGGCGGCGGCGGGCAAGGCCGGGAGCAAGGCCGCTGGCGTCGTGATCGACGACACGGCGGTTACGCCACGCTATGTCATGGGCCTTACCCCCGACCGCGAGCTTCCGATCATCTGGAAGATCGCCAAGGGCTCGCTCCGCAACAAGCTGCTGTTCCTTCTTCCCGCCGCGCTCGTCCTGAGCGCGCTCGCCCCGTGGCTGCTGCCGCCGCTCCTGATGGCAGGCGGCGCGTTCCTCTGTTTCGAGGCAGCGGAGAAGCTGCTGGAAGCGATCGGCAACGGTCATGACGTCGCGGACGAAGCGCTCGCCACGCACAGTTCGGCGGAGTTGGAGAACCAGAAGGTTTCGGGCGCGATCCGAACCGACTTCATCCTTTCCGGCGAGATCATGGCGATCGCGCTCGGCACGGTCGCCAGCGAGCCGCTGTGGGAACAGGCCATCATCCTCGTGATCGTGGCGATCCTGATCACCGCAGGCGTCTATGGCGTGGTGGGCCTTATCGTGAAGATGGACGATATCGGCCTTCACCTGGCGAAGCGATCCTCCGCCCTCGCGCGCGGCGTGGGACGCGGACTGGTCCACGCCATGCCGGTGCTGATGAAGATATTGAGCGTCGTGGGCACCGCCGCGATGCTCTGGGTCGGCGGCGGCCTGATCGTGCATGGACTGCACGAATTTCACTGGGACATGATCCCTGACGCCATCCATCATATGGCCAAGAGCGCGGCCCACGCCCTGCCCGCCATGGGATCGGTCGTCGAATGGGTGGTGAGCGCCATCGGCTCCGGCATACTGGGGCTGGCGATCGGAGCGATCATCGTCGGCGTGCTGCACCTCATCCCCCGGAAACATTGA
- a CDS encoding plasmid stabilization protein: protein MPQGDKSSYTDKQKRKAEHIEEGYEDRGVSHKEAERRAWATVNKESGGGKKSGSGRGKPESHASSRKGGRKGGAASSQRSAADRSAAAKKGWETRRKRAHG, encoded by the coding sequence ATGCCTCAAGGCGACAAGAGCAGCTACACGGACAAGCAGAAGCGCAAGGCCGAGCATATCGAGGAAGGATATGAGGATCGCGGCGTATCCCACAAGGAAGCGGAACGGCGCGCCTGGGCCACGGTGAACAAGGAATCGGGCGGCGGCAAGAAATCCGGATCGGGACGCGGAAAGCCCGAAAGCCATGCCTCATCCCGTAAGGGCGGCCGCAAGGGCGGAGCCGCGTCGTCGCAACGTTCTGCCGCTGACCGCTCGGCCGCGGCGAAGAAGGGATGGGAGACACGACGCAAGCGGGCGCATGGATGA
- a CDS encoding enoyl-CoA hydratase-related protein — MAYETILVEQRDAVTLITLNRPQALNALNSQVLVDLGAAFAAFDADPSQHCAVLTGSEKAFAAGADIKEMADKLAADFFLEDFFSGWQSKVVATRKPWIAAVAGFALGGGCELAMMADFIIAADTARFGQPEIKLAVAPGMGGSQRLTRAVGKAKAMDMCLTGRMMDAQEAERSGLVARIVPAADLLDDALKTAAAIASMPPMAAMVNKEMVNIAFETGLAQGLLTERRLFQILSATDDRKEGMAAFIEKRPGVWKGR; from the coding sequence ATGGCTTATGAAACGATTTTGGTGGAACAACGCGACGCGGTGACACTCATCACGCTCAACCGGCCACAGGCGCTCAATGCGCTCAACAGCCAGGTGCTTGTTGATCTGGGCGCCGCCTTCGCCGCCTTCGATGCCGACCCGTCACAGCATTGCGCCGTCCTGACCGGCAGTGAAAAGGCCTTTGCGGCGGGCGCCGACATCAAGGAAATGGCCGACAAGCTCGCCGCCGACTTCTTCCTGGAGGATTTCTTCTCCGGCTGGCAGTCGAAGGTGGTCGCGACACGCAAGCCGTGGATCGCCGCCGTAGCGGGTTTCGCTTTGGGCGGCGGGTGCGAGCTTGCGATGATGGCCGATTTCATCATCGCGGCGGACACCGCCAGATTCGGCCAGCCCGAAATCAAGCTGGCTGTGGCGCCGGGCATGGGGGGGTCGCAGCGTCTGACCCGCGCGGTCGGCAAGGCCAAGGCGATGGACATGTGCCTGACGGGACGGATGATGGACGCGCAGGAAGCGGAGCGTTCCGGGTTGGTCGCGCGGATCGTTCCGGCGGCGGACCTGCTGGACGACGCCCTGAAAACGGCCGCCGCAATCGCGTCCATGCCGCCGATGGCGGCGATGGTGAACAAGGAAATGGTCAACATCGCCTTCGAAACGGGGCTGGCGCAGGGATTGCTGACCGAACGCCGCCTGTTTCAGATCCTGTCCGCGACGGACGACAGGAAGGAAGGCATGGCCGCCTTCATTGAAAAGCGGCCCGGCGTGTGGAAAGGGCGCTGA
- a CDS encoding acetyl-CoA C-acetyltransferase: MEAYVYDAVRTPRGKGKADGSLHEITPIQLATQVLEGIRDRNAIDTADVDDVILGCVAPVGEQGADIARVAVLNADYDQTVPGVQINRFCASGLEAVNMAAGKIVSGEAGFVVAGGVESMSRVPMASDGGAWAMDPAVAYKTYFAPQGIGADVIATKFGFSRDDVDAYSVESQRRAKMAWDEGRFARSILPVKDVIGRVVLDHDEHMRPDATMQSLAALKPSFAALGEEMPGFDAVALLRYPELEKVNHVHHAGNSSGIVDGAAAVLVGSKAMGEKYGLKPRARIRAAASIGSEPLIMLTGPEFVAGKLLKRAGMSEADIDLWELNEAFAAVVLRYMQAMKLDHSQINVNGGAIAMGHPLGATGAMVLGTALDELERSGKGTALVNLCVGAGMGTGTIIERL, encoded by the coding sequence ATGGAAGCCTATGTCTACGACGCCGTCAGGACGCCCCGCGGAAAGGGGAAAGCCGACGGGTCGCTGCACGAGATCACGCCCATCCAGCTTGCGACGCAGGTGCTGGAGGGCATTCGCGACCGGAACGCCATCGACACGGCTGATGTGGATGATGTCATCCTGGGCTGCGTCGCGCCGGTGGGCGAACAGGGCGCGGACATTGCGCGGGTCGCGGTGCTGAACGCCGATTACGACCAGACGGTGCCGGGGGTGCAGATCAACCGCTTCTGCGCTTCGGGGCTGGAAGCGGTCAACATGGCGGCGGGCAAAATCGTGTCGGGCGAAGCGGGCTTCGTCGTCGCGGGCGGCGTCGAATCCATGAGCCGCGTGCCGATGGCTTCGGACGGCGGGGCCTGGGCCATGGACCCGGCCGTCGCCTACAAGACCTATTTCGCGCCGCAGGGCATCGGGGCGGACGTGATCGCGACCAAGTTCGGTTTTTCGCGGGACGATGTGGACGCCTATTCTGTCGAGAGCCAGCGGCGCGCCAAGATGGCATGGGACGAAGGGCGCTTCGCCAGGTCGATCCTGCCGGTGAAGGACGTGATCGGGCGCGTGGTGCTGGACCATGACGAGCATATGCGGCCCGATGCGACCATGCAGTCGCTGGCGGCTCTCAAGCCGAGCTTCGCGGCGCTGGGCGAAGAGATGCCGGGCTTCGACGCGGTGGCGCTGCTGCGCTATCCGGAACTGGAGAAGGTCAATCATGTCCACCATGCGGGGAACAGCTCCGGCATCGTGGACGGCGCGGCGGCCGTCCTGGTCGGCAGCAAGGCGATGGGCGAGAAATATGGGCTGAAACCCCGCGCGCGCATCCGGGCGGCGGCCTCCATTGGGTCGGAACCGCTCATCATGCTGACCGGGCCGGAATTCGTCGCGGGCAAGCTGCTGAAGCGCGCCGGGATGAGCGAGGCGGACATCGACCTTTGGGAACTCAACGAAGCCTTCGCCGCCGTGGTGCTGCGCTACATGCAGGCGATGAAGCTCGACCACAGCCAGATCAACGTCAATGGCGGCGCGATCGCCATGGGACACCCGCTGGGCGCGACGGGCGCGATGGTGCTGGGGACGGCACTGGACGAGCTGGAACGGTCGGGCAAGGGCACGGCTCTGGTCAACCTGTGCGTGGGCGCGGGCATGGGCACGGGCACGATCATCGAGCGGCTGTAA